Proteins encoded in a region of the Flavobacteriales bacterium genome:
- a CDS encoding class I fructose-bisphosphate aldolase, producing the protein MSKTVEILGANADNLLNHECTTISKDLLHLPGGDFVNRVFSQSNRNPQVLRNLEAIYSHGRLANTGYVSILPVDQGIEHSAGASFAPNPIYFDSENIVKLAIEGGCNAVASTFGVLASVSRTYAHKIPFIVKLNHNELLTYPNTFQQIMYGSVDEAWNLGAAAVGATIYFGSEDSNRQIIEVAQAFERAHELGMATILWCYLRNSDFKKDGTDYHVATDITAQANHLGVTIQADIIKQKLPENNGGWNAVNFGKTHPKVYTELTTDHPIDLCRYQVANCYMGRQGLINSGGASTGDGQSDLEQAVATAVINKRAGGQGLISGRKAFQKPMNEGVALLNAIQDVYLDESISIA; encoded by the coding sequence ATGTCTAAAACAGTAGAGATTTTAGGAGCAAATGCAGATAACTTGCTTAATCACGAATGTACAACAATTAGTAAAGACCTTTTACATTTACCAGGAGGAGATTTTGTAAATAGAGTTTTTAGTCAATCAAATAGAAACCCTCAGGTATTAAGAAATCTAGAAGCGATCTACAGTCACGGGAGATTAGCTAATACGGGGTATGTATCTATTTTACCAGTTGATCAAGGGATTGAGCATTCAGCTGGAGCATCATTCGCACCTAATCCTATTTATTTTGACTCTGAAAACATTGTTAAGTTAGCGATTGAAGGAGGTTGTAATGCTGTAGCATCAACTTTTGGTGTATTGGCATCTGTAAGCAGAACGTATGCACATAAAATTCCTTTTATTGTAAAGTTAAACCACAACGAACTACTAACTTACCCAAATACTTTCCAGCAAATTATGTATGGAAGTGTAGATGAAGCTTGGAACTTAGGAGCTGCAGCAGTTGGAGCTACTATTTATTTTGGTTCTGAAGATAGTAATCGTCAAATCATTGAAGTTGCTCAAGCTTTTGAAAGAGCACATGAGTTGGGAATGGCAACCATTTTATGGTGTTACCTAAGAAATTCTGATTTCAAAAAAGATGGAACAGATTATCATGTAGCTACTGATATTACTGCACAAGCTAACCACTTAGGGGTAACGATTCAAGCAGATATTATCAAGCAGAAATTACCTGAAAACAATGGCGGTTGGAATGCTGTTAACTTCGGAAAAACACACCCTAAGGTTTATACTGAACTAACTACTGACCATCCAATTGATTTGTGTAGATATCAAGTTGCAAACTGTTACATGGGACGTCAAGGATTAATCAACTCTGGTGGAGCATCTACAGGAGATGGACAGTCTGATTTAGAACAAGCAGTTGCTACAGCTGTTATCAACAAAAGAGCTGGTGGACAAGGGTTGATTTCAGGAAGAAAAGCTTTCCAGAAACCAATGAATGAAGGGGTAGCCTTATTGAATGCAATTCAAGATGTATATTTAGACGAAAGTATTTCTATTGCATAA
- a CDS encoding DUF4139 domain-containing protein, with translation MINKSLILAITILVSTIVFGAETEKKVRSKVKEVTVFLQGAQIKRKGRFSLEKGITKLVFEGITKNFNTNSIQAKGRGNFVILDVSHNVFYPVPKKIEVPSTIPAKTQREIKQVNDSLSRSNWKLKQYRASLEVYNSEKNILLSSGVIKGQNQNDSIPLLKDALVYLREKLIEINQLILQTEKSIEKETAIRTQLTNRLNTLNNWKNHLKPQQQESLSPIYQIIVTVSCDVATSGSLEISYNTSNAGWSPSYDLRADQVNAPVKLTYKAKVYQNTGINWDNVNVTLSTINPNRNNNKPVLAPWYISYYRPIQRGAFNYSLDDVSVNKETAAMPSIANVDELSDEVEAKHISNFTQMSNNMAMVEFELKLPYSIPSDGKEHLMAVNSDEIDAEFEYFAVPKKEREAFLMAKLTGWEDLNLLPAVANIYYDGTYVGQTRISPSTMTDTLELALGRDRRIIVEQKKISNEEKIKKLSNEKESTLTYQITVKSMKSSHVKLTIMDQIPLTNVEEIKVNLINKGKANYNQHKGFLTWNTTINPRETKKIKYVYSITYNKDKNLVL, from the coding sequence ATGATAAATAAGAGTTTGATTTTAGCGATTACTATTTTAGTCTCAACGATTGTTTTTGGGGCTGAGACAGAAAAAAAAGTTCGTTCAAAAGTTAAAGAAGTAACAGTATTCTTACAAGGAGCACAGATAAAAAGAAAAGGACGGTTTAGTTTAGAAAAAGGAATTACAAAATTAGTATTTGAGGGGATTACAAAAAACTTTAACACCAACAGTATTCAGGCTAAAGGGAGAGGAAACTTTGTGATTCTTGATGTTAGTCATAATGTGTTTTATCCAGTTCCTAAAAAAATAGAAGTGCCCTCCACTATTCCTGCTAAAACTCAACGAGAAATTAAACAGGTTAACGATTCATTAAGTCGATCAAATTGGAAGTTAAAACAGTATCGAGCTTCATTAGAGGTGTACAATAGTGAAAAAAACATTTTATTATCTAGTGGAGTTATAAAAGGACAAAATCAAAATGATTCAATTCCTCTTTTAAAAGATGCCTTAGTTTATTTACGCGAAAAATTAATTGAGATCAATCAGCTGATTTTGCAAACTGAAAAAAGCATAGAAAAAGAAACGGCTATTCGTACTCAATTAACGAACAGGTTAAACACATTAAATAATTGGAAAAATCACTTAAAGCCACAACAACAAGAATCGTTGTCACCAATCTATCAAATTATTGTAACTGTTTCTTGTGATGTAGCTACTTCAGGATCTCTCGAAATAAGTTATAATACTTCCAATGCAGGGTGGTCTCCATCTTATGATTTAAGAGCAGATCAAGTTAATGCTCCTGTGAAATTAACTTACAAGGCGAAAGTTTATCAAAATACAGGGATTAACTGGGACAACGTTAATGTAACATTGTCTACTATTAATCCAAACAGGAATAACAATAAACCAGTGTTAGCCCCTTGGTATATTAGCTATTATAGACCAATTCAAAGAGGAGCGTTTAATTATTCATTAGATGACGTTTCGGTCAACAAGGAAACTGCGGCTATGCCATCAATTGCGAATGTAGACGAGCTTTCAGATGAAGTAGAAGCAAAACATATCTCAAACTTTACACAAATGAGTAACAATATGGCTATGGTAGAGTTTGAGTTAAAACTCCCCTATTCTATTCCCTCAGATGGAAAAGAACATTTAATGGCTGTTAATTCGGATGAAATAGATGCTGAGTTTGAATATTTTGCAGTTCCCAAAAAAGAAAGAGAAGCATTTTTAATGGCAAAATTAACAGGGTGGGAAGATCTCAACCTATTACCAGCAGTAGCAAACATCTATTATGATGGAACTTATGTTGGTCAAACAAGAATTTCTCCTTCAACGATGACAGATACCTTAGAGTTGGCATTAGGAAGAGATCGAAGAATTATTGTTGAACAAAAGAAAATTTCCAATGAAGAAAAAATTAAGAAATTGTCAAACGAAAAAGAATCAACATTAACCTATCAAATTACGGTAAAGAGTATGAAAAGCTCACATGTTAAATTAACAATAATGGATCAAATTCCATTAACCAATGTTGAAGAGATCAAAGTCAATTTGATTAATAAAGGAAAAGCAAACTATAATCAACATAAAGGATTTTTAACATGGAATACAACGATAAATCCAAGAGAAACAAAAAAGATTAAATACGTTTATAGTATCACTTACAATAAAGATAAGAATTTGGTACTCTAG
- a CDS encoding T9SS type A sorting domain-containing protein: MNKLFATYLLSLVSFYSFSQTSGQVIANANSYLNHNWTGTSANDWNSVSCGNKVVSAVNWYTAGNHTALPYCWGGNSTLAGFDLGISNGKSAGDSKTSYGYGAEPNCSVGVDCSGFTSRCYNLNTHYSTTMLNTNALFGHHNSYNDIVPGDFVNKPGSHVRLVVAINNNGSYSTIESGSGTGQGGSSGFWKVFAWTYNVSSLISSGYNPQYYTGMTTVPPVLDCNNATPLTCGVTYSGSSSNAPNAITTYGCNSWTETGPERVHTITPAHSGKLTAHLSSYTGDLDVYILGSCDPNDCLGTVYSDSAVVTNAIAGQTYYIVVDADDGSGSAYDLVVNCPPAPSILDCNNAIALTCGVTYNGTSSTATSNVSTYGCNNSNQTGPERVHTITPLSNGSITAVVSNFTGDLDVFILESCDASDCSGVVFQDSATLTNVVAGQTYYIVVDSDDGSGSSYDLVVNCQAQTGNNEDVVVNNPSVTPINVNAGDILTAIAQHTYTGSLYTTDLNSVDMDYYLSTDCTLSNDDMYLGGSVSDLGVDNPSSNEMINLSIPVTTAPGTYFILFAGDNGQDITESDETNNVSCVQITVSGATGTNDISLSNVTTNTDSIVAGEAVDVSSNQNYSGNQTANNLPSSELNYYLSTDCNLSPDDVLLGDDVSNIGSDLNSSNETESLVIPINTESGTYYILFVADDNNAINESNENNNIECVMLVVDGEFVSINEKDLQNHITLYPNPTEGMVTINSSEINIKEIEIYNVAGVKLEAMKFVNNNPIDLSLYANGIYYVRIIGDTDEKTTFKVIKQ; encoded by the coding sequence ATGAATAAACTGTTTGCCACCTATTTACTATCCCTTGTTTCATTCTATTCTTTTTCTCAAACTTCAGGTCAAGTCATTGCCAATGCGAACAGTTACCTTAATCACAATTGGACAGGGACATCAGCTAATGATTGGAACAGTGTATCATGTGGAAATAAAGTCGTTAGTGCAGTAAACTGGTATACAGCAGGAAATCATACTGCTCTACCCTATTGTTGGGGAGGTAACAGTACTTTAGCAGGATTTGATTTAGGTATTAGTAATGGTAAATCTGCTGGAGACAGTAAAACAAGTTATGGTTATGGTGCTGAACCAAATTGTTCTGTTGGAGTTGATTGTTCAGGTTTTACCTCTAGATGTTATAACTTAAATACGCATTACTCTACGACAATGTTAAATACCAATGCTTTGTTTGGTCATCATAACAGTTATAATGATATTGTTCCTGGTGATTTTGTAAATAAACCAGGATCTCATGTAAGACTTGTTGTTGCAATTAATAATAATGGCTCTTATTCTACAATCGAATCAGGTTCGGGTACTGGCCAAGGAGGAAGCTCTGGATTTTGGAAGGTTTTTGCATGGACATATAATGTCTCTTCATTAATTAGTAGTGGTTATAACCCACAGTATTATACTGGAATGACAACTGTTCCTCCTGTGTTAGATTGTAATAATGCCACTCCTCTAACTTGCGGAGTAACCTATTCTGGTTCTTCTTCAAACGCTCCCAATGCAATTACAACTTATGGGTGTAACTCTTGGACAGAAACTGGTCCAGAAAGAGTACATACCATTACCCCAGCTCATAGTGGGAAACTAACTGCTCATTTAAGTAGTTATACAGGCGATTTAGATGTATATATTTTGGGAAGTTGTGATCCTAATGATTGTTTAGGTACTGTATATAGTGATTCTGCTGTAGTCACCAATGCCATAGCTGGACAAACCTATTACATTGTTGTAGATGCTGATGACGGAAGTGGAAGTGCCTACGACCTGGTTGTCAATTGTCCTCCGGCACCAAGTATCTTAGATTGTAACAATGCTATAGCATTAACTTGTGGTGTGACTTATAACGGGACAAGTTCTACAGCGACTTCAAACGTTTCAACTTATGGATGTAATAATTCTAATCAAACTGGTCCAGAGAGAGTGCATACCATTACTCCATTAAGTAATGGTTCTATCACAGCTGTAGTAAGCAACTTCACAGGCGACTTAGATGTATTTATATTAGAAAGTTGTGATGCTTCAGATTGTTCTGGAGTTGTATTTCAAGATTCAGCAACATTAACCAATGTCGTTGCAGGACAAACTTACTATATTGTCGTAGACTCTGATGATGGAAGCGGTAGTAGCTATGATTTAGTCGTTAATTGTCAAGCTCAAACTGGTAATAATGAAGATGTTGTGGTCAATAATCCTTCGGTTACACCAATCAATGTTAACGCAGGAGATATTTTAACTGCTATTGCACAGCATACTTATACAGGGAGCTTGTATACCACTGATCTAAATAGCGTTGATATGGATTATTATTTATCAACTGATTGTACTTTAAGTAATGACGATATGTATCTTGGAGGAAGTGTATCAGATTTAGGAGTCGATAATCCATCGAGTAATGAAATGATCAACCTATCAATACCTGTTACTACTGCACCTGGAACTTACTTTATTTTATTTGCTGGTGATAATGGTCAGGATATCACTGAAAGTGACGAGACGAATAATGTCTCGTGCGTTCAAATTACAGTAAGTGGAGCAACGGGGACTAATGACATTAGTTTAAGTAATGTAACAACCAATACAGATAGTATCGTTGCAGGTGAAGCAGTTGATGTTTCTTCTAATCAAAACTATAGTGGTAACCAAACTGCTAATAATTTACCATCGTCAGAATTAAATTATTACTTATCAACGGATTGTAATTTAAGTCCAGATGATGTTTTATTAGGAGATGATGTCTCTAATATTGGGAGTGATCTTAATTCAAGTAATGAAACAGAAAGTTTAGTTATTCCTATCAATACGGAATCAGGGACTTATTATATTTTATTTGTTGCAGATGACAATAATGCCATTAATGAATCCAATGAAAACAATAATATTGAATGTGTAATGCTTGTTGTTGATGGAGAGTTTGTTTCAATCAATGAAAAGGATTTACAAAATCATATCACGTTATATCCTAACCCTACAGAAGGAATGGTAACTATCAATTCATCAGAAATAAACATCAAAGAAATTGAAATCTATAATGTTGCTGGTGTAAAATTAGAAGCTATGAAATTTGTTAACAATAACCCAATTGATTTATCGCTATATGCCAATGGGATCTATTATGTTAGGATCATTGGCGATACAGATGAAAAAACGACATTTAAAGTGATCAAGCAATAA
- a CDS encoding N-acetylmuramoyl-L-alanine amidase, which yields MKLIYTLLIILPIFIQGQTIVIDPGHGYCADGTQNCTSNQRLPLEIETAMSVGSKLKTLLDNNCSGVTSHLTRTSSAPGDFPSLSQREIMSNNWGADRFISLHTNGGPASANGTETFWCNQGPSSNSACQTFSDRVQAAIVGAGSFTNRRSVEDDSYLNFHLGVLNNVNAVNCLSEIGFGSNSADAAKLQDNTYRDAFAQAYVDVFVNELGISCTGSTPPTLDCSNAVPLTCGVTYSGSSSNAVSNIYTYGCNSWTETGPERVHTITPTTSGTLTASISNFTGDLDVYILGSCDPSDCLGTVTGAAATYANAVAGQTYYIVVDADDGSGSSYDLVVNCPPAVNNLDCSNAIPLTCGVTYFGAASTATSNASTYGCAPTINSTGPERVHTITPSMNGTISAIVENYTGNLDVYILGSCDPSDCLGSITFNTATYTNAVAGQTYYVVVDAADGSGSSYELTVDCPNTLNCSNAVPLTCGVTYSGPASTAPSNISTYGCNNSNQTGPERVHTITPLSNGSISAVVSNFTGDLDVFILESCDASDCSGIVFQDSAILANVVAGQTYYIVVDSDNGSGSSYDLVVNCQGQSGNNEDVVVFNATVTPQTVNAGGVVTANSDHTYSGDLYTTDLNQVNMDYYLSTDCNLSNDDVYLGGSISNLGVDNPSSNEIVNLSIPVNTAPGTYFVLFAGDNGQHVTENDETNNVSCVQVTVNGAAGNNDVSLSNVTTNTDSIVAGEAIDVSSDQNYNGNQTSNNLPSSELNYYLSTDCNLSPDDVLLGDDVSNIGSDNTSSNETESLVIPINTESGTYYILFVADDNNAINESNENNNIECVMLVVDGEFVSINEKDLQNHITLYPNPTEGVITINSSEVNIQEIEIYNSNGLKLKDVELVNNEKIDLSPYANGIYYVRIVGSENEKTTFKVIKQ from the coding sequence ATGAAATTAATTTATACTTTATTGATAATTCTACCCATTTTTATTCAAGGTCAAACAATTGTAATTGATCCTGGACATGGATATTGTGCAGACGGAACTCAAAACTGTACTTCTAATCAAAGGCTTCCTTTAGAAATAGAAACAGCAATGTCTGTAGGTAGTAAGCTAAAAACTCTTTTAGATAACAACTGTTCAGGTGTCACTTCTCATCTAACAAGAACATCAAGTGCTCCTGGGGACTTTCCTAGTTTAAGTCAAAGAGAAATTATGTCGAACAATTGGGGGGCAGATCGCTTTATCAGTTTACACACAAATGGTGGACCTGCTTCAGCAAATGGTACAGAAACATTTTGGTGTAACCAAGGGCCATCTTCTAATTCGGCTTGTCAAACATTTTCTGATAGAGTTCAAGCAGCAATAGTTGGAGCAGGAAGTTTTACCAACAGAAGATCAGTTGAAGACGATTCTTATCTTAACTTTCATTTAGGAGTGCTAAATAATGTAAATGCTGTTAATTGTTTAAGTGAAATAGGTTTTGGGTCTAATAGTGCTGATGCAGCTAAACTTCAAGATAATACCTATAGAGATGCGTTTGCTCAAGCTTATGTGGATGTTTTTGTTAATGAACTAGGAATAAGTTGTACTGGGTCTACCCCTCCTACTCTAGACTGTAGCAATGCTGTTCCTTTAACATGTGGTGTAACTTATAGTGGCTCTAGTTCAAATGCTGTGTCAAATATATATACATACGGTTGTAATTCATGGACAGAAACAGGACCAGAAAGAGTACATACGATTACTCCAACTACAAGTGGAACGTTAACAGCTTCAATTTCAAATTTCACAGGAGATTTAGATGTTTATATTTTAGGTAGCTGTGATCCAAGTGATTGTTTAGGAACTGTAACAGGAGCAGCAGCGACATACGCAAATGCTGTCGCTGGTCAAACCTATTATATTGTAGTTGATGCAGATGATGGAAGTGGTAGTTCTTATGATTTAGTTGTAAATTGCCCTCCTGCTGTTAATAACTTGGATTGTTCAAATGCTATTCCTCTTACATGTGGTGTTACTTATTTTGGAGCAGCCTCTACAGCTACTTCTAATGCTTCTACCTACGGTTGTGCCCCTACAATTAATTCTACAGGCCCTGAAAGAGTACATACAATTACACCGTCAATGAATGGTACTATTTCTGCTATTGTAGAGAACTATACAGGTAATTTAGATGTTTATATACTAGGTAGTTGTGATCCAAGTGATTGTTTAGGTTCTATTACATTTAATACAGCAACATATACTAATGCTGTCGCTGGTCAAACCTATTATGTAGTTGTTGATGCAGCAGATGGTAGTGGGAGCTCTTATGAATTAACTGTCGATTGTCCAAATACTTTAAATTGTTCAAATGCTGTTCCTCTTACATGTGGTGTTACTTATTCTGGACCAGCCTCTACAGCACCTTCAAATATATCTACTTATGGATGTAATAACTCCAACCAAACCGGACCAGAAAGAGTACATACGATTACCCCATTAAGTAATGGATCTATTAGTGCTGTAGTTAGTAATTTTACTGGAGACTTGGATGTATTTATATTAGAGAGTTGCGATGCTTCTGATTGCTCTGGAATTGTATTCCAAGATTCAGCAATCTTAGCAAATGTAGTTGCAGGACAGACTTACTATATTGTGGTAGATTCTGATAACGGAAGCGGTAGTAGTTATGATTTAGTCGTGAATTGCCAAGGACAAAGTGGAAATAATGAAGATGTTGTTGTGTTTAACGCAACTGTAACTCCTCAAACAGTTAATGCTGGAGGTGTAGTTACCGCCAATTCAGACCATACATATAGTGGCGATTTATATACTACTGACCTTAATCAAGTGAATATGGATTACTACTTATCAACAGATTGTAATTTAAGTAATGATGATGTTTACCTTGGAGGAAGTATTTCCAATTTAGGGGTAGACAATCCATCGAGTAATGAAATAGTCAACCTTTCTATCCCTGTTAATACTGCCCCTGGAACTTATTTTGTTTTATTTGCTGGTGATAACGGACAGCATGTCACTGAAAATGATGAGACGAATAATGTCTCTTGTGTTCAGGTAACCGTAAATGGTGCAGCAGGAAATAATGATGTTAGTTTAAGTAATGTAACAACCAATACAGACAGTATTGTTGCAGGTGAAGCTATTGATGTTTCTTCTGATCAGAACTATAATGGAAATCAAACTTCTAATAATTTACCATCGTCAGAATTAAATTATTACTTATCAACGGATTGTAATTTAAGTCCAGATGATGTTTTATTAGGAGATGATGTGTCTAACATTGGAAGTGACAATACCTCTAGTAATGAAACAGAAAGTTTAGTCATTCCTATCAATACGGAATCAGGGACTTATTATATTTTATTTGTTGCAGATGACAACAATGCCATTAATGAATCCAATGAAAACAACAATATTGAATGTGTAATGCTTGTTGTTGATGGAGAATTTGTTTCAATCAATGAAAAGGATTTACAAAATCATATCACGTTATATCCTAACCCTACTGAAGGTGTGATTACCATTAACTCTTCAGAAGTAAATATTCAAGAAATTGAAATTTATAATAGCAATGGACTTAAATTAAAAGATGTTGAGTTGGTCAATAATGAAAAAATTGATTTATCACCATATGCCAATGGGATTTATTATGTGAGAATTGTAGGGTCTGAGAATGAGAAAACAACATTTAAAGTTATAAAACAATGA
- a CDS encoding diacylglycerol kinase family protein: protein MNNDGGFFKGRLKGGVTAFKGAVAFFKSEHSVMVQFAFFIIFLGIGFWVGINKYEWMFQFLVFGLIFTAEALNTAIERIADFIHPEYHTKIGWIKDLAAGAVFCAFFTAISIACFIYIPYIYSYFQQ from the coding sequence ATGAATAATGATGGGGGATTTTTTAAAGGTCGATTAAAAGGCGGTGTTACTGCATTTAAAGGTGCTGTTGCATTTTTTAAATCAGAACATAGTGTAATGGTTCAATTTGCTTTTTTTATTATTTTCTTAGGAATAGGTTTTTGGGTTGGTATTAACAAATATGAATGGATGTTTCAATTCTTAGTATTTGGCTTGATATTTACCGCAGAAGCTTTAAATACAGCAATTGAAAGAATAGCAGATTTTATTCATCCTGAGTACCATACCAAAATTGGCTGGATCAAAGACCTAGCAGCAGGTGCAGTTTTTTGTGCTTTTTTCACAGCTATCAGTATTGCTTGTTTTATTTATATCCCCTATATCTATAGCTATTTTCAACAATAA